GAGCTTGGGAGGGAATTTGTGTACGTATCACTGACTGACGCGCCGGCGCAGGATGTGCTTCCATGACACCACAGCCGATCGAATCGCAAGCAATTGCTAAGGTGGCCGAAAACTACCGGCGACGGGGTTACGACGTTGCGGTAATGCCTAGGGGCCCCAACCTCCCGGAATTCCTCGCCGGTTATCAGCCAGACATCATTGCGCGAAGTCCGAACGAGTCAGTCGTTATCGAAGTAAAGGTGGGCACGCAGATGTCCGTTGCCGAGCGCTTCCGAGAAATCGCGGAGCGGGTAAACCGACAACCTGGCTGGAGATTTTCTCTCGTATATGTAAGTCCGTCCGAGCCGGATCAACTGACCGAGGCCGAGCCGGCTCCCTTGCCCGACCTTCAGGAACGTGCGCGAGATGCGGACTCTCTTCTACAAGCAGGGCAGCCTGAAGCGGCCTTCCTGCTTTTTTGGAGCGTGCTTGAAGGCAGTCTTAGACTGCTGGGACGCCGTGCTCAGCTTCCGCTTGAGAACCTGCCATCATCCGCTCTCATCAGGGAGCTCTACTCGACCGGCGAGATCAGCCGAGACCACTTTGATACTCTGATGCGCCTCCTTCCGATCCGGAATAGATTGGTCCACGGGCTGCTCGGACGCGCTGAGGATGTCAATGTCCAGCCGCTGCGCGGCCTCGTGAACACACTGCTTGAGGATGCGAGAAGCGTATAGGTTACACCGTCCGCCGAACCACATGGTGGAGCGGCCCGGCGCAGACGGGGAGACGAAGCTGGACGAGGCCCTGCTCTGCGTGAGCCTCGGCGAACCCTTCCACGGTTTCGCGTACAAGCTGGCGGCTGCGGTCATCACGCGTCAGCGGGCGGAAGGATGAGCCGTGGCGGAGTACGTCTACACCATCGGCCATTCGACGCACTCGACGAAGAAGCTCGTCGAGCTGCTCGCCGCGCACGTAGTTACCGCTGTGGCCGACGTCCGCTCGGAGCCCTACAGCAGAATCAACCCGCAGTTCAACCAGGAGAGCCTGCGCGCCGACTTGAAAGCAGCGAACATCGCCTACGTCTTCCTCGGGCGTGAGCTCGGCGCGCGCACTGAAAATCGGAGCTGCTATGTCGACGGTAAGGTCCAGTACGAGATCCTCTCACGCACCGCCCTCTTTCGGGAGGGCCTCGCGCGTATCGTCCAGGACATCGGTGGCCATCGAATTGCAGTGATGTGCGCAGAGAAGGATCCGCTCATGTGCCACCGGGCTATCCTGGTGTGCAGGCATCTTGCGGCGCTGGGCATCACTGCGAAGCACATCCTCGAGGATGGACGGCTTGAGAGCCATGATGACGCGCTGGCGCGCCTCTTGGCTGAGCTTGGAATCGCCGAGGGCGACCTGTTCCGGAGCCGCGACGAGCTGATCGCCGAGGCGTACTCCCGACGTGGCCAGCAGATCGCGTACAGCGAGAATCAGCCTTCCCCCAAAGAGGGTGTCGCTGGAGTCGATCGATGAAGGTCTATACCATCGGGTTCACCAAGACCTCCGCCGAGTCCTTCTTCACCCGGCTGCAGAGGGCGGGCGTGAAGAAGGTGCTCGATGTCCGGCTGAACAACGTGTCGCAGCTCGCGGGGTTCGCGAAGAAGAACGATCTTCGCTACTTCTTGAAGGCCATCTGCGGCATCGACTACGCTCACCGACCCGAGCTCGCACCCACGCAGGAGATGCTGGATACGTACAAGAAGAAGGGGGGCCACTGGGCAGACTACGAGAAGCGGTTTCTCGATCTGATGGCCAGTCGCCGGGTCGAAGAGAACCTTCCGCGCGACGCGGTCGACGGGGCATGCCTTCTATGTAGCGAGGACAAGCCACACCATTGTCACAGACGACTGGTAACCGAGTACCTGCAGGATAAGTGGGGCGATGTCGAGATTCTTCATCTATGACCGACACGGGAAT
The nucleotide sequence above comes from Candidatus Rokuibacteriota bacterium. Encoded proteins:
- a CDS encoding DUF488 domain-containing protein, producing MAEYVYTIGHSTHSTKKLVELLAAHVVTAVADVRSEPYSRINPQFNQESLRADLKAANIAYVFLGRELGARTENRSCYVDGKVQYEILSRTALFREGLARIVQDIGGHRIAVMCAEKDPLMCHRAILVCRHLAALGITAKHILEDGRLESHDDALARLLAELGIAEGDLFRSRDELIAEAYSRRGQQIAYSENQPSPKEGVAGVDR
- a CDS encoding DUF488 domain-containing protein codes for the protein MKVYTIGFTKTSAESFFTRLQRAGVKKVLDVRLNNVSQLAGFAKKNDLRYFLKAICGIDYAHRPELAPTQEMLDTYKKKGGHWADYEKRFLDLMASRRVEENLPRDAVDGACLLCSEDKPHHCHRRLVTEYLQDKWGDVEILHL